GGCCGATCTATGCGGTGGCCGTGTTCATCGGCCTCGGCTGGGGCGCGTTCTACTCGGTTGACTGGGCGCTTGCGTGCAACTTGCTTCCGCCCGGGCGCGCCGGAGCGCTCATGGCGCTGTGGAATCTCGGCTCCTCGGCGCCGCAGGTCGCCGCGCCGGTCATCGGCGGCCTGCTCGTCGACTACGTCGGCGCCGGGCCGGCCGGTCTGAGCGCGGGATACCGCGCGGTGTTCGGCTTGATCGTGGTGTGCGTCGTCGTCGGCGCGATCGCGCTTGCGTTCGTGCGAGAAGCGCGGGCAGGAATGGATAAGCGAACTCAAGTAAGCCGTTTGGAAATGTAGCGTTCCGAGCGAAGCTCGGAAAAGGGGATGCAAGTCGTGAATCAAGTGAAAGCTCTGTCGGCGGTGCTCGTGGCGTGCTTGCTCTTCGTCGCCGCATGCGCGAAACAATCAAGCACGTCGACGTCGACGAGCGGCGAGTACGGCTCCACGGCGACCACAGCAGCCACCGAGAGCAGCATGGGCGCCCAGCTGCCCATACCATTGGCCAAATTGCCGAGCGCGAAAGTGGCCAAGGGCGACGCCGCAGCCGGCGGAAAAGTCTTCGCCGCGAATTGCGAGAGCTGTCACGGCGCCGGCGGCAAGAACGGTCAAGTGGGACCGACGCTGTACGGCATGGGATTCAAGACCGGACAAGTCGCGTACATGGTGAAGAACCCGCAAGGCGTCGACAAGAGCTCAGGCATGCCGAAGCTGCCGCTCACCGACAAGCAGATCGCCGACGTTTCAGCGTACGTCGCGTCGCTGAAGTAGCCGGCCTCAAGTCACCCCGCATTGATGCGCCGCCAGGCCCTTGGAAGCCGGGCGGCGCACAGCATTAACGCCGATACAGCATTGACAAGCGCATGACCGCGAGCATATTTTGGTTTCGCCGGGACCTGCGTTTTTATGACAACCCCGGACTGAGCGCCGCGCGTTCGTCTTCGCCGACGGTGTACGGCGTATTTTGCACGGCCGAGCTCGAGCGCTTGAATCGGCGCCAGCGCGCCTTTGTTCTCGGCTCGCTCAAACACATGCGCCTGGTGCTCGAGAAGCGCAATGCGTCGATCAGCATGATCGATGGCGATACACCGGATGCGCTCGTCCGCGCGGCACGCCGTCTGGGGGCGCAGAGCGTGCATTGCTCGCGCTCGTACGACCGCGAGGAACGCCGCGCGGAAGAGGCCGCGCGCAGCGCACTGGAGGAGGCAGGCATCGCCTTTCGCGTGCACGCGGGCGACGTCGTGCACGAGCCGGAGGCGGTCGCGGAGCGAAAACAGGCGCCCGGCGAGGGCTACCGTGTGTTCCCGCCATTTTTTGCGGCGTGGCAAGCGCTTGAAGCCCCGACGCCCATCGCGGAGGCATGGTGCAACGGCAGCGATGACCAGCCG
This window of the Candidatus Tumulicola sp. genome carries:
- a CDS encoding cytochrome c — encoded protein: MNQVKALSAVLVACLLFVAACAKQSSTSTSTSGEYGSTATTAATESSMGAQLPIPLAKLPSAKVAKGDAAAGGKVFAANCESCHGAGGKNGQVGPTLYGMGFKTGQVAYMVKNPQGVDKSSGMPKLPLTDKQIADVSAYVASLK